From one Gammaproteobacteria bacterium genomic stretch:
- a CDS encoding helix-turn-helix transcriptional regulator: MKTKLALGRALKEIRKARELTQEDFSVVSSRTYMSTLERGMKSPTIEKIEAIAETMKVHPLTLLAFAYVKAGNYRNADELFKKIRAELVAFS, from the coding sequence GTGAAAACAAAACTTGCGCTTGGTCGGGCTCTTAAGGAAATACGAAAGGCGAGGGAGCTAACACAGGAAGACTTTTCAGTCGTGTCCAGCCGGACTTACATGAGCACGCTGGAAAGAGGCATGAAGAGCCCTACGATTGAGAAAATTGAAGCAATAGCGGAAACGATGAAGGTTCACCCGCTTACACTTTTAGCCTTCGCGTATGTAAAAGCAGGCAACTACCGCAACGCCGATGAACTTTTCAAAAAAATTCGGGCAGAGTTGGTTGCCTTTTCGTAG
- a CDS encoding serine/threonine protein kinase codes for MSYPAPIEYNEAIQNPSTAFLDQELKQGKIEENNQGLPLVLSGGFALTYLLTTRRGKSAVRCFHRQVPGVENKYALIGKKVKALNSNYFVAFDYQHNGIRVKDGTYPIVRMDWVDGDTLGVYLDKNYSDASKLRKLRSDFQALSAFLESSGIAHGDIQNGNVIISNNVVRLIDYDGMYVEGLSPNSGTEVGHKHFQHPGRAATNNFGPTIDRFSFIAIDLSLQALIEEKSLYKKYREGGETIIFKANDFADPQSSQLLQRLVGVESLRLYVERFISVCSADIQNVPSLSDFLAGKNIPSARLASVRVISPSTTQKPAGYIPAFEVVDATDYLAASRQIHNRVELIGKIHSIKDGVGKRGRGKGKRFVFINFGSWRSNIVKITIWSEGLLQLTEAPSEAWVGRWVSVVGLIDPPYQGQHYNVRYTHVGITITDGGQINFIGEKEARYRLESVASKMRQPAERPGNREILASIARNSTQSPSTSAKSSSNVTASTPNAAILAKIKQQNISPAAPIQIPFAPVGTRGQTSQPWLKLLRKIPAWIWAAVSMVLLIVLSKR; via the coding sequence ATGTCCTATCCGGCGCCTATTGAATACAACGAAGCGATCCAGAATCCGAGCACCGCATTTCTTGATCAAGAGCTGAAGCAGGGAAAAATCGAGGAAAACAACCAAGGTCTCCCGCTTGTCCTAAGCGGAGGTTTTGCCCTTACTTACCTGCTCACCACTCGTCGAGGAAAATCGGCCGTCAGATGCTTTCACAGACAGGTGCCTGGAGTAGAAAACAAGTACGCATTAATTGGAAAGAAAGTTAAAGCGCTTAATAGCAACTACTTCGTTGCTTTCGACTATCAGCACAACGGCATTCGAGTAAAGGATGGTACCTACCCTATCGTTCGAATGGATTGGGTAGATGGCGACACACTAGGGGTATATCTCGATAAAAATTATAGCGATGCGTCGAAGTTGCGAAAGCTGCGGAGTGATTTTCAGGCGCTCTCGGCGTTTCTGGAATCTAGCGGCATCGCGCATGGGGACATTCAGAACGGCAATGTAATTATTTCTAACAACGTCGTTCGGCTGATTGATTACGATGGGATGTATGTAGAAGGGCTCTCACCGAATTCCGGCACAGAAGTTGGCCACAAACATTTTCAGCACCCTGGACGCGCTGCGACCAATAATTTCGGGCCAACGATTGATAGGTTCAGCTTTATCGCCATCGACCTAAGTCTTCAGGCGCTAATTGAAGAAAAGTCGCTCTACAAAAAATATCGGGAGGGCGGCGAAACGATAATATTCAAAGCGAACGATTTTGCCGATCCCCAAAGTTCCCAGCTGTTGCAGCGTCTGGTGGGTGTGGAGTCATTACGGCTGTATGTCGAGCGCTTTATTTCCGTATGCAGTGCTGATATCCAAAATGTACCGTCGTTATCGGATTTCCTCGCCGGAAAAAATATACCGAGTGCGAGACTCGCATCTGTTCGGGTTATTTCACCATCAACAACACAAAAACCCGCGGGGTATATACCCGCCTTTGAAGTTGTTGATGCAACCGATTATCTAGCCGCTTCCCGCCAGATCCACAACCGTGTCGAGTTGATAGGAAAAATTCATTCAATAAAGGACGGAGTCGGAAAGCGCGGTAGAGGCAAAGGAAAGCGTTTTGTCTTTATTAATTTTGGTTCGTGGCGAAGCAATATTGTGAAAATCACGATTTGGTCAGAAGGATTGTTGCAACTGACCGAAGCACCATCGGAGGCATGGGTAGGCCGGTGGGTTAGTGTTGTGGGTCTTATTGATCCGCCGTATCAAGGGCAACACTACAACGTTCGGTACACCCATGTCGGCATTACAATTACGGATGGCGGTCAGATTAACTTTATAGGCGAGAAGGAAGCGCGTTATCGGCTTGAGAGCGTTGCTTCCAAGATGCGGCAACCGGCAGAGCGACCGGGTAACAGAGAAATACTTGCCAGCATTGCTAGAAATTCGACTCAGTCCCCATCGACATCAGCCAAATCATCCTCAAACGTTACTGCAAGTACGCCAAATGCCGCTATCCTTGCGAAGATTAAACAACAAAATATTTCGCCAGCTGCTCCAATCCAGATCCCGTTTGCTCCTGTTGGGACGCGCGGTCAGACGTCACAACCTTGGCTCAAGCTGCTTCGGAAAATTCCCGCGTGGATTTGGGCTGCCGTGTCGATGGTTTTGCTTATCGTGTTATCGAAGCGCTGA